In Panacibacter ginsenosidivorans, the following proteins share a genomic window:
- a CDS encoding response regulator, which yields MKKIMIIDDDNKNIFALSATLKAKGYATVSATSAAEGIQQLKEKEEIGIVLMDMMMPEMDGYEALRVIRNEEQIKELPVIAVTAQAMKGDREKCIAAGADNYIAKPVDVDALLALVEKYLK from the coding sequence ATGAAAAAGATTATGATCATTGATGATGATAATAAAAACATATTTGCTCTATCAGCAACATTAAAAGCGAAAGGGTATGCAACCGTATCTGCCACAAGCGCCGCAGAAGGTATACAGCAATTGAAAGAAAAAGAAGAAATAGGCATCGTGTTAATGGATATGATGATGCCTGAAATGGACGGGTACGAAGCGCTGCGTGTAATAAGAAATGAAGAGCAAATTAAGGAACTGCCTGTTATTGCAGTAACAGCGCAGGCAATGAAAGGTGACAGAGAGAAATGTATTGCCGCCGGAGCCGACAACTATATTGCAAAACCTGTAGATGTAGATGCATTACTTGCTTTGGTAGAAAAATATTTAAAATAG
- a CDS encoding CheR family methyltransferase, whose product MEVIITDEEIEVLLDDMLQQYGYDFTEYSKASFKRRIQRLFIMDKFSSFAALRYRIKTDQDYFNHAVTEISVNVTEMFRDPLFYKVIREKIIPVLATHPFIRIWHAGCATGEEVYSMAILLKEANLLERSLLYGTDLNPLVLDRARNGIFQVNQMQQYSKNYILSGGLQEFSSYYTANYNLAKFNEIFQRKMIFSTHNLVSDFSFNSFQLIFCRNVLIYFEKNLQGKVLDLFDNSLDMLGFLALGSKESLRFSSIAHKYKQLEDREKIWRKLK is encoded by the coding sequence GTGGAGGTTATAATAACAGACGAAGAGATAGAAGTGTTGCTTGATGATATGCTGCAGCAGTACGGTTATGATTTTACAGAGTACTCAAAAGCATCTTTTAAGCGCAGGATACAACGTCTTTTTATAATGGATAAATTTTCTTCGTTTGCTGCTTTAAGATATCGTATAAAAACAGACCAGGACTATTTTAATCATGCAGTTACCGAGATAAGCGTTAATGTAACCGAGATGTTCCGCGATCCACTATTCTATAAAGTAATAAGAGAAAAAATTATACCGGTACTTGCCACACATCCCTTCATACGTATATGGCACGCAGGTTGCGCAACAGGAGAAGAAGTTTATTCAATGGCAATTTTATTGAAAGAAGCAAATCTGTTAGAGCGGTCATTATTGTATGGCACAGATTTAAACCCATTGGTGCTGGACAGAGCAAGAAATGGGATTTTCCAGGTAAACCAAATGCAGCAGTATTCAAAGAATTATATACTATCCGGCGGCTTGCAGGAATTCTCTTCTTACTATACTGCAAATTATAATCTTGCAAAGTTCAACGAAATATTTCAGCGCAAAATGATCTTTTCTACACATAACCTCGTGTCTGATTTTTCTTTCAATTCTTTCCAGCTCATCTTTTGTAGAAATGTACTTATCTACTTTGAAAAAAATTTGCAGGGTAAAGTATTAGACTTATTTGACAACAGCCTGGACATGCTTGGCTTTCTTGCATTAGGCTCAAAAGAATCTTTACGTTTCTCATCCATTGCACATAAATACAAACAGCTGGAGGATCGTGAAAAAATATGGAGAAAGCTTAAATGA
- a CDS encoding chemotaxis protein CheB: MKDSYKLIVIGGSAGSLQVIFRIFKNIRPGFSIPFLLVLHRNVSYDSALEQLLSFKTSMPVKEIEEKEKIDKGKIYICPADYHVLIENDHSFSLDYSEKINFSRPSIDVVFKSSSEVYKNKLLCILLSGANADGAEGLRYAKEKGSLIIVQDPAEAEVSYMPEQALELTTADHILNSRDIGAFINSLA; encoded by the coding sequence ATGAAAGATTCTTATAAACTTATTGTGATTGGGGGCTCTGCCGGTAGCCTGCAGGTTATATTCAGGATCTTTAAAAATATAAGACCAGGCTTTTCCATCCCATTTTTACTGGTGCTGCACCGGAATGTAAGTTACGACTCTGCACTTGAGCAACTGCTTTCTTTTAAAACAAGTATGCCGGTAAAAGAAATTGAAGAGAAAGAAAAAATAGATAAGGGGAAAATTTATATATGCCCTGCAGATTATCATGTGCTGATAGAAAATGATCACAGCTTTTCGCTTGATTATTCTGAGAAAATTAATTTCAGCAGGCCAAGTATAGATGTTGTTTTTAAATCTTCGTCAGAAGTGTATAAAAATAAACTGCTTTGTATATTACTTTCAGGCGCAAACGCCGATGGTGCGGAAGGATTGCGTTATGCAAAAGAAAAGGGATCGCTGATAATTGTGCAGGATCCTGCAGAAGCAGAAGTTTCTTACATGCCGGAACAGGCACTTGAACTTACCACAGCGGATCACATTTTAAACAGCAGGGATATTGGCGCATTCATAAACAGCCTGGCGTAA
- a CDS encoding response regulator translates to MSKIMIFDDDKDILDICSIILKAKGYKVFTETSCENVIEKIKACEPKVILMDNKIPETGGIAATRFIKQTESTKNIPVIFFSANTNVAQLSKEAEADYFLQKPFDITELENMIELVAGI, encoded by the coding sequence ATGAGTAAGATTATGATATTTGATGATGATAAGGATATACTGGATATATGCTCTATTATTTTAAAAGCCAAAGGTTATAAAGTATTTACTGAAACTTCCTGTGAAAACGTGATAGAAAAAATAAAGGCCTGTGAACCCAAAGTAATTTTGATGGATAATAAAATTCCCGAGACCGGTGGTATTGCTGCCACACGTTTTATAAAACAAACAGAAAGCACCAAAAATATTCCCGTAATTTTTTTTAGTGCCAACACTAATGTGGCGCAGCTTAGTAAAGAAGCCGAGGCAGATTATTTTCTGCAAAAACCATTTGATATAACTGAGCTGGAAAATATGATTGAACTTGTTGCGGGAATATAA
- the corA gene encoding magnesium/cobalt transporter CorA, giving the protein MIEETKKYLHLILPFFNTKRTKEIFRINPTVIPAREEAADVAIYVYDYDQSEMKEYELEKVTDAFNCRDNNKISWINIDGIRKSDVEAICKHFGVHMLLMEDILSVGQRPKMDEIDNILFCLMNMLYFNDHNGAVESEQISIVLGKNFVISFQDDKNRDVFDQVRDKLRIPNSKLRQSGADYLCYAMIDLVVDHYYLVMEKLGERIEQLEEEIIRYGNSRSLARINNLRKELIVLKRNMAPVRDMINGFLRSESDLLQDRTTKYFKDVYDHIVQASDLVENYRDMMMTLQDLYMNKVNLRLNEVMKVMAIVTCLLAPAAVIGGIFGMNFEVIPLTHQREGFYVAVALMFIIPIWMIRVFKKRGWF; this is encoded by the coding sequence ATGATAGAGGAGACAAAAAAATACCTGCACTTAATTCTTCCATTTTTTAATACCAAGCGTACCAAAGAAATTTTCAGGATTAATCCTACTGTTATTCCTGCAAGAGAAGAAGCTGCTGATGTAGCGATCTACGTGTATGACTATGATCAAAGCGAAATGAAAGAATATGAACTGGAAAAAGTAACTGATGCTTTTAATTGCCGCGATAACAACAAAATAAGCTGGATAAATATTGATGGCATCCGCAAAAGCGATGTGGAAGCAATCTGCAAGCATTTTGGTGTGCATATGCTGCTGATGGAAGATATTCTTAGTGTTGGTCAACGACCAAAAATGGATGAGATCGATAACATTCTTTTCTGCCTGATGAATATGCTTTATTTCAATGATCATAACGGCGCCGTAGAATCTGAACAGATAAGTATTGTATTGGGTAAAAATTTTGTGATCAGTTTCCAGGATGATAAGAACAGGGATGTGTTTGACCAGGTGCGAGATAAATTGCGGATACCTAATTCAAAGCTGCGACAAAGCGGCGCAGATTATCTATGCTATGCAATGATAGATCTTGTGGTAGATCACTACTATCTTGTAATGGAAAAACTTGGCGAAAGAATTGAACAGCTTGAAGAAGAAATTATTCGTTACGGCAATTCACGTTCTCTGGCGCGCATTAATAACCTGCGCAAAGAGCTGATCGTACTAAAAAGAAATATGGCTCCTGTAAGGGATATGATAAATGGCTTTTTGCGCAGCGAAAGTGATCTGTTGCAGGATCGCACAACCAAATACTTTAAAGATGTGTACGATCATATAGTGCAGGCCAGCGATCTTGTAGAAAACTATCGTGATATGATGATGACCTTGCAGGATCTTTACATGAACAAAGTAAACCTCCGTTTGAATGAAGTAATGAAAGTAATGGCCATTGTAACATGCCTGCTTGCGCCTGCTGCTGTTATTGGCGGCATTTTTGGAATGAATTTCGAAGTAATTCCTTTAACACATCAGCGCGAAGGTTTTTATGTTGCAGTAGCATTAATGTTCATCATACCAATATGGATGATCCGGGTATTTAAAAAAAGAGGGTGGTTTTAA
- a CDS encoding M16 family metallopeptidase has protein sequence MSAIKKAMINYNRFVLDNGLRVLVHEDDSTPMAVVNIMYDVGARDEDPEKTGFAHLFEHLMFGGSIHIKDYDEPLQRAGGENNAYTTNDLTNYYCQLPAQNIETAFWLESDRMLSLAFGKKSLEVQRKVVIEEFKEHYINQPYGNAWHKLRDLAYTTHPYRWMTIGKELSHIEHAQLDDVKNFFFKHYRPVNAILVVAGNIKTEEVKRLAEKWFGDIPMGEKYNRQLPIEPLQTAARKLELTGDVPLDAFYKTWHMPSRLETGYYVAELITEILGGGASSRLYQSLIKEKKLFSNIECYQFGSTDAGLLAIEGKLIKGVKPDAAEEAVEEELSKIKESAVGETELEKVKNKTESIITFEDMSVMSRANSLAYYELLGNAELMNEEMGKYAAITADEVVEYSNKIFDKNNGSTLYYLSKN, from the coding sequence ATGTCAGCAATTAAGAAAGCTATGATTAATTATAACAGGTTTGTTCTCGATAATGGTTTACGTGTACTGGTGCATGAAGATGATTCTACGCCAATGGCGGTAGTAAATATAATGTACGATGTGGGCGCAAGGGATGAAGATCCGGAAAAAACAGGCTTTGCTCATTTGTTTGAACACCTGATGTTTGGCGGCAGTATTCATATAAAAGATTACGACGAACCTTTGCAAAGAGCTGGTGGAGAAAACAATGCCTACACAACAAATGATCTTACCAATTATTATTGCCAGCTTCCTGCGCAAAATATTGAGACAGCTTTCTGGCTTGAAAGCGACAGGATGCTGAGCCTTGCATTTGGTAAGAAAAGCCTGGAAGTGCAACGCAAAGTAGTGATCGAAGAATTTAAAGAACATTACATTAATCAACCTTACGGAAATGCGTGGCATAAATTGCGTGATCTTGCTTATACAACGCATCCTTATCGATGGATGACAATTGGAAAAGAGCTAAGCCATATTGAACATGCACAACTTGATGATGTAAAGAATTTTTTCTTTAAACATTACCGTCCGGTTAATGCAATACTTGTCGTTGCAGGTAATATAAAAACAGAAGAGGTAAAACGTCTTGCAGAAAAATGGTTTGGCGATATACCCATGGGTGAAAAATATAACAGGCAATTACCAATAGAACCATTACAAACGGCTGCACGCAAATTAGAGCTTACCGGTGATGTGCCTTTGGATGCATTTTATAAAACCTGGCATATGCCCAGCCGGCTTGAAACAGGTTATTATGTTGCTGAACTAATAACAGAAATTCTAGGTGGTGGTGCATCATCGCGATTATACCAGAGCTTAATAAAAGAAAAGAAATTATTCAGCAATATTGAATGCTACCAGTTTGGCAGCACTGATGCGGGCCTACTGGCTATTGAAGGAAAATTGATAAAAGGTGTTAAGCCCGATGCTGCAGAAGAAGCAGTAGAAGAAGAGCTTTCAAAAATAAAAGAGTCAGCCGTTGGCGAAACCGAACTGGAAAAAGTAAAGAATAAAACAGAGAGCATTATTACGTTTGAAGATATGAGTGTGATGAGCCGCGCCAATAGCCTCGCTTATTATGAATTGCTCGGTAATGCAGAACTGATGAATGAAGAGATGGGCAAGTATGCTGCTATTACAGCTGATGAAGTTGTAGAATACAGCAATAAAATATTTGATAAGAACAATGGCAGTACGTTGTATTATTTGAGTAAAAATTAA
- a CDS encoding aspartyl protease family protein, protein MSGILTDDCKPKSTRVRRNESLTRVSVAWYILFLCCFICNQMHAQEEFVPPEARHITFVPFSMLTGGIMIVRATLDDHKDSLNFVLDTGSGGISLDSATAAYLQVEQKMSDKTVRGIAGVKTVMFTYNHTLHMEGISVANLDFHINDYDILTSAYGVRIDGIIGYSFLRRYIVSIDYEKMIFEVLTPGTYKYPRGGYMLKPQFSTLPMQMIGVKDSKEILSKFYLDTGAGLCMLLNEDLVEDSALLRSKRKLYPTEAEGLGGKKSMSLTVVKEVKVGPYKFRNVPVYVFDDEFNITQYPVLGGLLGNDILRRFNVTLNYPEQQIYIKPNKRYSDSFDYSYSGLGMYLIDGAITVTDIMKKSPAEDAGFVPGDIVMGVDNDLSGNIQSYKTRLQNAGEKVKVLISRKGELMVITMKIRSIL, encoded by the coding sequence ATATGCAATCAAATGCATGCGCAGGAGGAATTTGTTCCACCTGAAGCCAGGCACATCACCTTTGTTCCCTTTTCTATGCTTACCGGAGGTATCATGATTGTAAGGGCTACGCTTGATGATCATAAAGACTCGCTGAACTTTGTACTCGATACAGGCAGTGGCGGCATTTCATTGGATTCTGCAACTGCAGCTTACCTGCAGGTAGAGCAAAAAATGAGCGACAAAACTGTGCGTGGCATTGCCGGAGTTAAAACAGTGATGTTTACCTATAATCACACGCTTCATATGGAGGGGATATCTGTTGCGAATCTTGATTTCCACATCAATGATTATGATATTCTTACCAGTGCTTACGGTGTGCGCATAGATGGCATTATTGGTTACAGTTTCCTGCGCCGCTATATTGTTTCTATTGATTATGAAAAAATGATTTTTGAAGTACTTACACCGGGAACCTACAAATATCCCCGTGGCGGTTATATGCTTAAACCCCAATTCTCAACACTGCCCATGCAGATGATTGGAGTAAAAGACAGTAAAGAAATTCTTAGCAAGTTTTATTTAGATACCGGCGCAGGGTTATGTATGCTGCTTAATGAAGATCTTGTGGAGGATAGTGCTTTGCTGCGATCTAAAAGAAAATTATACCCTACAGAAGCGGAGGGTTTAGGGGGTAAAAAATCTATGAGCCTTACTGTTGTAAAAGAAGTAAAAGTAGGTCCGTATAAATTCCGTAATGTACCAGTGTATGTTTTTGATGATGAGTTTAATATTACCCAGTATCCTGTTTTGGGCGGCCTGCTTGGCAATGATATCTTGAGGAGGTTTAACGTAACGCTTAATTATCCTGAACAACAGATCTATATAAAACCCAACAAACGCTACTCCGATTCTTTTGATTATTCTTACTCCGGGCTTGGCATGTACCTGATTGATGGCGCTATTACAGTAACGGATATTATGAAGAAGTCTCCGGCCGAAGATGCGGGTTTTGTGCCAGGAGATATTGTTATGGGTGTTGATAACGATCTTTCAGGAAATATACAATCCTATAAGACCCGCCTGCAAAATGCCGGCGAAAAAGTAAAAGTGCTTATAAGCAGAAAAGGGGAGTTAATGGTAATTACCATGAAGATCCGAAGTATACTCTGA